The Amycolatopsis viridis genome window below encodes:
- a CDS encoding ESX secretion-associated protein EspG translates to MIRVSASAFDILWHDLGHGRVPPPLAVRSVGATEAERAEVRRAVHANLAERNLLDGGRLDPALESRLATLASADVYVECEALPDLGAEVPFRAVAAAGGRRGVLAAQPSRTIGLSGIRDTEIVAAVVDLMPALEPGPGHGVSLPADALSGGEGSRGAARQMAEIHAIRSRPVLGAGQFSVRVRDGARVRRTGGVSWFSTDLGAYLGTVEPGRGGADWVNVVPAGSAKIAARLADLLP, encoded by the coding sequence GTGATCCGGGTTTCGGCGTCCGCCTTCGACATCCTGTGGCACGACCTCGGGCACGGCCGCGTGCCACCGCCGCTGGCGGTGCGCAGCGTCGGCGCGACCGAGGCCGAACGCGCCGAGGTGCGCCGCGCCGTGCACGCCAACCTGGCCGAGCGCAACCTGCTCGACGGCGGGCGCCTGGACCCGGCACTGGAGTCCCGCCTGGCGACGCTCGCCTCGGCCGACGTCTACGTCGAGTGCGAGGCGCTGCCCGACCTCGGTGCCGAGGTGCCGTTCCGGGCCGTCGCCGCCGCCGGGGGCAGGCGCGGCGTCCTGGCGGCGCAACCGAGCCGCACGATCGGGCTGTCCGGGATCCGCGACACCGAGATCGTCGCCGCGGTCGTCGACCTGATGCCCGCACTGGAGCCCGGGCCGGGCCACGGGGTCAGCCTGCCGGCGGACGCCCTGTCCGGGGGCGAGGGGTCGCGGGGCGCGGCCCGGCAGATGGCCGAGATCCACGCGATCCGGTCCCGGCCCGTGCTCGGGGCGGGTCAGTTCTCGGTCCGGGTGCGCGACGGCGCCCGGGTCCGCCGCACCGGCGGGGTCAGCTGGTTCAGCACCGACCTGGGTGCCTATCTGGGCACGGTCGAACCGGGGCGCGGGGGAGCGGACTGGGTGAACGTGGTCCCGGCCGGCTCGGCGAAGATCGCCGCGCGGCTGGCCGACCTGCTGCCCTGA
- the mraZ gene encoding division/cell wall cluster transcriptional repressor MraZ, producing the protein MFLGTHTPKLDDKGRLTLPAKFRDALAGGLMVTKGQDHCLFVFPRAEFEQLARKVAEAPFTNEAVRAYQRYLFAGTDEQRPDGQGRIAIAPELRRYAGLNKECVVIGAITRLEIWDAQRWESYLEEHEDSYAKAQEEVLPGVF; encoded by the coding sequence GTGTTCCTCGGCACGCACACCCCGAAGCTGGACGACAAGGGGCGGCTCACGCTGCCCGCGAAGTTCCGCGACGCGCTGGCAGGTGGGCTGATGGTCACCAAGGGGCAAGATCACTGCCTCTTCGTCTTCCCGCGTGCCGAGTTCGAGCAGCTGGCCCGCAAGGTCGCGGAGGCGCCCTTCACCAACGAGGCCGTGCGGGCCTATCAGCGGTACCTGTTCGCCGGTACCGACGAGCAGCGTCCGGACGGCCAGGGGCGCATCGCCATCGCGCCCGAGCTGCGGCGTTACGCCGGGCTCAACAAGGAGTGCGTGGTGATCGGCGCGATCACCCGGCTGGAGATCTGGGACGCCCAGCGCTGGGAGTCCTACCTGGAGGAACACGAGGACAGCTACGCGAAGGCCCAGGAAGAGGTCTTGCCGGGCGTCTTCTGA
- the rsmH gene encoding 16S rRNA (cytosine(1402)-N(4))-methyltransferase RsmH has translation MAAEAAHVPVLIERVVELFAPALEGRPAVAVDATTGLGGHSEALLTAFPQLRLIGLDRDPRALELSRARLAKFGDRVELVHAVYDTLPGLLARLGLSRVDGVLFDLGVSSMQLDTEERGFAYARDAPLDMRMDPTTGPTAADVLNTYEPGELVRILREYGEERFAQRIVKAIVAERARQPFDRSERLVRLLYDAVPAASRRTGGHPAKRTFQALRIEVNGELEVLRRAIPAALSALAVGGRIVVESYHSLEDRIVKQAFAELAKSRTPPGLPVELPGHGPELKLITRGAEKAGEAEIEHNPRAASVRLRAAERIKEADA, from the coding sequence GTGGCAGCCGAGGCGGCGCACGTGCCGGTCCTGATCGAACGTGTGGTGGAACTGTTCGCCCCCGCGCTCGAGGGCCGTCCCGCCGTCGCGGTCGACGCCACCACCGGTCTCGGCGGGCATTCCGAGGCGCTGCTCACCGCGTTCCCGCAGCTGAGACTCATCGGCCTGGACCGCGACCCGCGCGCGCTGGAGCTCTCCCGGGCGCGGCTGGCGAAGTTCGGCGACCGGGTGGAGCTCGTGCACGCGGTCTACGACACCCTGCCCGGGCTCCTCGCCCGGCTCGGACTGTCCCGTGTGGACGGAGTGTTGTTCGACCTGGGCGTGTCCTCGATGCAGCTGGACACCGAGGAGCGCGGGTTCGCCTACGCCCGGGACGCCCCGCTGGACATGCGGATGGACCCCACCACCGGGCCCACCGCGGCCGACGTGCTCAACACCTACGAACCGGGCGAGCTGGTCCGCATCCTGCGCGAGTACGGCGAGGAACGGTTCGCCCAGCGCATCGTCAAGGCGATCGTCGCGGAGCGGGCCCGGCAGCCCTTCGACCGCAGTGAACGGCTGGTGCGCCTGCTCTACGACGCGGTGCCGGCGGCGAGCCGGCGCACCGGCGGGCATCCGGCCAAGCGCACCTTCCAGGCGCTGCGCATCGAGGTCAACGGCGAGCTGGAGGTCCTGCGCCGGGCCATCCCGGCGGCGCTGTCTGCGCTGGCCGTGGGCGGGCGGATCGTCGTGGAGTCCTACCACTCGCTGGAGGACCGGATCGTGAAGCAGGCGTTCGCGGAGCTGGCGAAGTCCCGCACCCCGCCCGGGCTGCCCGTCGAACTCCCCGGCCACGGGCCGGAACTGAAGCTGATCACCCGCGGCGCCGAGAAGGCGGGCGAGGCGGAGATCGAACACAACCCCCGGGCGGCCTCGGTGCGCCTCCGGGCGGCCGAACGGATCAAGGAGGCGGACGCATGA